The following coding sequences are from one Caminibacter pacificus window:
- the rny gene encoding ribonuclease Y, translating to MTVIWVILVSSLSALGAFFIAKKMDKAKYDLYVEQAKAKAKAIEYEADKLLENAKSKAKELELEAKNSYELQKIELQKEYEAKLNEILKKEDEIEKLIQAQMEKKEEIAQKEKALQKEEILLQKQKELYNQKLDEVQKILENAAGLTKEEAREVILKKTEESLREEIAHLTRKMLKEAENEAQRKANFIIAQATTRYAGDFAGERLINVVAIGDDEMKGRIIGKEGKNIKTLEMVTGCDIIIDETPGIITVSSFNIYRRQIAVETIKRLIEDGRIHPARIEEVYKKVEEEYEEKIAKEGEEILIDLGLSGAGIHPEIVKLIGRLRYRASYGQNALGHSLEVAHLAGIMAAEMGGDELLAKRAGILHDIGKALTHDFGGDHVSLGYDICKRYGEPEAVLNAIKAHHGHEEPTSIEAAAVCTADALSAARPGARREVLEAFLKRVKQLEEIATSFEGVIKAYALNAGRELRVIVEADLISDDEAVLLSREIAKRIEEEVTFPGEIKVNVIREKRAISKAVA from the coding sequence ATGACGGTAATATGGGTTATTCTCGTTTCTTCTTTATCCGCTCTCGGGGCGTTTTTTATCGCCAAAAAGATGGATAAAGCAAAATACGATTTATACGTAGAACAAGCAAAAGCGAAAGCGAAAGCGATAGAGTATGAAGCTGATAAGCTTTTGGAAAATGCTAAAAGCAAAGCAAAAGAGCTCGAGCTTGAAGCAAAAAACTCTTATGAACTTCAAAAAATAGAACTTCAAAAAGAGTATGAAGCGAAGCTTAACGAAATTTTGAAAAAAGAAGACGAAATCGAAAAATTAATTCAAGCTCAAATGGAGAAAAAAGAGGAAATCGCTCAAAAAGAAAAAGCTCTTCAAAAAGAGGAGATTTTACTACAAAAACAAAAAGAGCTCTATAATCAAAAACTTGATGAAGTTCAAAAAATCCTTGAAAATGCCGCAGGGCTTACGAAAGAAGAGGCAAGAGAGGTGATTTTGAAAAAAACCGAAGAGTCTTTAAGAGAAGAAATCGCTCATTTAACGAGAAAAATGCTAAAAGAAGCCGAAAACGAAGCGCAAAGAAAAGCCAACTTTATCATAGCTCAAGCTACTACGAGGTATGCCGGGGATTTTGCTGGCGAGAGATTGATAAACGTAGTGGCTATCGGCGATGACGAAATGAAAGGTAGAATTATCGGAAAAGAGGGTAAAAACATAAAAACTTTAGAGATGGTTACGGGGTGCGATATCATAATTGACGAGACTCCCGGAATAATTACTGTTAGTAGTTTTAATATTTACAGACGTCAAATTGCCGTTGAGACTATAAAAAGATTGATTGAAGACGGAAGAATACATCCGGCGAGAATTGAAGAAGTGTATAAAAAAGTGGAAGAAGAGTATGAAGAAAAAATAGCAAAAGAGGGTGAAGAGATTTTGATTGATTTGGGCTTAAGCGGTGCGGGAATTCATCCTGAGATTGTAAAACTCATAGGAAGACTCAGATACCGTGCGAGTTACGGACAAAATGCGCTTGGGCATTCTTTGGAAGTCGCTCATCTTGCCGGTATTATGGCTGCTGAAATGGGAGGAGACGAGCTGCTTGCCAAAAGAGCCGGAATCTTGCATGATATCGGAAAAGCTTTAACTCACGATTTCGGAGGAGACCACGTCAGCTTGGGTTATGACATATGTAAGCGTTACGGAGAGCCAGAAGCCGTACTAAACGCAATAAAAGCTCACCACGGACACGAAGAACCTACAAGCATAGAAGCTGCCGCGGTATGTACTGCCGATGCACTATCAGCGGCAAGACCTGGGGCCAGAAGAGAAGTATTGGAAGCGTTTTTGAAGCGCGTAAAACAGCTTGAAGAGATTGCTACGAGTTTTGAGGGTGTGATAAAAGCGTATGCGCTTAATGCCGGAAGAGAGCTTAGAGTGATTGTGGAAGCCGATTTGATAAGCGATGACGAAGCGGTGCTTTTGAGTCGTGAAATAGCAAAAAGAATTGAAGAAGAAGTGACCTTCCCGGGTGAGATAAAAGTAAACGTTATAAGAGAAAAAAGAGCTATTTCTAAAGCTGTGGCATAA
- the ribD gene encoding bifunctional diaminohydroxyphosphoribosylaminopyrimidine deaminase/5-amino-6-(5-phosphoribosylamino)uracil reductase RibD — protein MNNFALDAAIKEAWRYQFLTYPNPAVGAAVIVKNRLFVSAHKKAGEPHAEVNALWEAYKAFFDAPPLTISHEIHEFLIKNHNGFFRESNVFVTLEPCSHVGKTPSCANLLKHLKPKSVTIGWLDPISEHSGGVEMLKSAGIEVNVLNDKRCYDLIEPFIKWTNDKFIFFKLAQSFNGAITGGYISSESSLKWVHQIRDKIELLVIGGNTVRIDRPTLDARKVNGKSPDVLIYSKEKNFDKTIPLFSIPKRRVFIEDNLEKINDYKFIMIEGGERLYKKLKNFVDWKVFIVTPKIFDRINYKSEDEFEILHVERRDDLIVFGRSND, from the coding sequence ATGAATAATTTTGCTCTTGATGCGGCGATTAAGGAAGCCTGGAGATATCAGTTTTTGACATATCCCAACCCCGCTGTCGGAGCGGCGGTAATTGTCAAAAACCGACTTTTCGTTTCAGCTCACAAAAAAGCCGGGGAGCCTCATGCCGAAGTTAACGCTCTTTGGGAAGCTTACAAGGCTTTTTTTGATGCTCCTCCTCTAACTATATCTCATGAAATACACGAATTTCTAATAAAAAACCATAACGGATTTTTTAGAGAATCAAACGTATTCGTTACTCTTGAGCCTTGCTCTCACGTAGGAAAAACTCCTTCATGCGCGAATCTTTTGAAACACTTAAAACCCAAAAGTGTAACTATCGGCTGGCTTGACCCAATTAGTGAGCACAGCGGTGGGGTGGAGATGTTAAAAAGCGCTGGAATTGAAGTAAATGTGTTGAATGATAAGAGATGTTACGATTTAATCGAGCCTTTTATAAAATGGACGAATGATAAATTTATCTTTTTCAAACTCGCTCAAAGTTTCAACGGCGCAATTACCGGCGGATATATAAGCAGTGAGAGTTCTTTAAAGTGGGTACATCAGATAAGAGATAAAATAGAGCTTTTGGTAATCGGAGGAAATACTGTCAGAATCGATAGACCAACGCTTGATGCAAGAAAAGTTAACGGAAAATCTCCCGATGTTTTAATCTACAGCAAAGAGAAAAACTTTGATAAAACCATACCTCTTTTTAGCATCCCTAAAAGACGAGTTTTTATTGAAGATAACCTTGAAAAAATAAACGATTATAAGTTTATAATGATTGAGGGTGGTGAAAGGCTTTATAAGAAGCTTAAAAACTTTGTAGATTGGAAAGTTTTTATCGTAACTCCCAAAATCTTTGATAGAATAAATTATAAAAGTGAAGATGAGTTTGAAATATTGCATGTAGAAAGAAGAGACGATTTGATTGTGTTTGGGAGAAGTAATGACTGA
- a CDS encoding DnaJ domain-containing protein has protein sequence MEKILEVKVDDNIEVVLDSRFKIKGFIQFIRLSFNDLEIKGDTYKIFYDKENVKNHRLLVQTLANLYKKHKKDEATYKKMILNFKKDVIVKIKKHEVTFDEEALYITIRKLSSGEFEINYANPNEKVYNYIKGLFLFDLLDMDKYKMVVSLNEETKKIVSALISKHTIMGYKVIFSVNEEEFKKSRSFSVEGSLKEYLNKIRNALELFGAESIYEWDNIKKEYRRLAKKYHPDLHRNKPELIRKIYEKKFRRVQESYELLEEYYKQKVTYS, from the coding sequence ATGGAAAAGATTCTTGAAGTAAAAGTGGATGATAATATCGAAGTTGTTCTTGATAGTCGTTTTAAGATAAAAGGTTTTATTCAGTTTATCAGACTCTCTTTTAACGATTTGGAGATAAAAGGGGATACTTATAAGATTTTTTATGACAAGGAAAACGTTAAAAATCATCGACTTTTAGTACAGACTCTTGCGAATCTTTATAAAAAACACAAAAAAGACGAAGCTACATATAAAAAGATGATTTTAAACTTCAAAAAAGACGTAATCGTAAAGATTAAAAAACACGAAGTGACATTTGATGAAGAAGCTTTGTATATTACAATCAGAAAACTCTCAAGCGGCGAATTTGAGATAAATTATGCAAATCCTAACGAAAAAGTCTATAACTATATCAAAGGACTTTTTCTTTTCGATTTGCTTGATATGGATAAATATAAAATGGTCGTTTCTTTAAATGAAGAAACAAAAAAAATTGTAAGCGCTCTTATTTCAAAACATACGATTATGGGATATAAGGTGATTTTTAGTGTTAATGAAGAAGAGTTTAAAAAGAGCAGAAGCTTTAGTGTCGAGGGGTCTTTGAAAGAGTATCTTAATAAAATTAGAAATGCATTGGAGCTTTTCGGGGCCGAATCTATATACGAATGGGACAATATCAAAAAAGAGTATAGAAGGCTTGCAAAAAAATATCATCCCGATTTGCATAGAAACAAACCCGAACTTATCAGAAAAATATATGAAAAAAAATTTAGAAGAGTACAAGAGAGTTATGAGCTTTTAGAGGAATACTACAAACAAAAAGTCACTTACTCATAA
- the ftsY gene encoding signal recognition particle-docking protein FtsY codes for MFGFIKKGLQKTKEAIQTVVGSEKKEKISKELLEEALLEADLDYDLVEKILDRLPEEVSKDKLKKELLWVFDVPPNDIKFDDKPYVMLIIGVNGAGKTTTIAKLAHKYKSEGKSVILGAADTFRAAAIEQLSKWAEILDVPIIKTKHGHDPAAVAYDTISSAKAKGIDVALIDTAGRLHNKVNLQNELKKIVNVSKKAYENAPHKKILIIDGTQGSSAINQAKVFKELIGADGVIITKLDGTAKGGSVFTIANDLALPIYYVGVGEKPEDLVKFDKEEFVEGILESIYGG; via the coding sequence ATGTTCGGTTTTATTAAAAAAGGACTACAAAAAACAAAAGAGGCTATCCAAACGGTAGTCGGAAGCGAAAAAAAAGAGAAAATTTCAAAAGAACTTTTGGAAGAAGCTCTTCTTGAAGCCGACCTCGATTACGATTTGGTAGAAAAAATCTTAGACAGACTACCTGAGGAAGTCAGCAAAGATAAACTTAAAAAAGAGCTTTTATGGGTATTTGACGTGCCTCCTAACGATATAAAATTCGACGACAAACCTTACGTAATGCTTATTATCGGTGTCAACGGAGCCGGAAAGACTACAACAATCGCAAAATTAGCACATAAATATAAAAGCGAAGGCAAAAGCGTAATATTAGGCGCGGCAGATACGTTTAGAGCCGCGGCAATCGAGCAACTTAGCAAATGGGCCGAAATTTTAGACGTACCTATTATAAAAACAAAACACGGACACGACCCGGCAGCCGTAGCATACGATACTATCTCAAGCGCAAAAGCAAAAGGAATCGACGTAGCTCTTATAGATACCGCCGGAAGGCTTCATAACAAAGTAAATTTACAAAACGAACTTAAAAAAATAGTAAACGTATCAAAAAAAGCTTACGAAAACGCTCCTCACAAAAAAATCCTTATAATAGACGGTACTCAAGGTAGCAGCGCTATTAATCAGGCAAAAGTGTTTAAAGAACTTATCGGTGCGGACGGAGTGATAATCACAAAACTCGACGGAACAGCAAAAGGCGGTAGCGTATTTACTATCGCAAACGATTTGGCTCTTCCTATTTATTATGTAGGAGTGGGAGAAAAACCCGAAGATTTAGTAAAATTCGACAAAGAAGAGTTTGTCGAGGGAATTTTGGAGAGTATTTACGGTGGCTAA
- the radA gene encoding DNA repair protein RadA: protein MAKQKTVFECIECGYKSAKWMGKCPACGAWDSFVEVSESKTSKTAKTPSKILKFEEIEKDEIERFSSGDSELDLVLGGGIVPGSLVLIGGSPGVGKSTLMLKLAGNIDKKTLYVAGEESPGQIKIRAERLGIKNKDLYLMPEIVVENIIEEIKKGYELVIIDSIQTIYSQNLQSAPGSVSQVREATFELMRAAKETKTPIFIIGHITKEGSIAGPRVLEHMVDTVLYFEGDASKELRILRSFKNRFGSTSEIGIFEMTKEGLKSAKNKSFFSKKALPGSAITVILEGTRPIVLEVQALVSESYSIPKRSATGFDLARLNMILALLEKKLNLPFNQYDVFINVTGGIKINEPAADLAIIAAIVSSFRNRPISKETVFLGEVSLVGDIREVPGLDLRLKEAASLGFKKAITPTKPLENHLKTYVVTEVEKLLEWM, encoded by the coding sequence GTGGCTAAGCAAAAAACCGTTTTCGAATGTATCGAGTGCGGATACAAAAGCGCCAAATGGATGGGAAAATGCCCCGCCTGCGGCGCTTGGGACAGCTTTGTCGAAGTTAGCGAATCAAAAACTTCAAAAACCGCAAAAACACCTTCTAAAATCTTAAAATTCGAAGAAATAGAAAAAGACGAAATCGAAAGATTCAGCTCCGGAGATAGCGAGCTTGATTTGGTCTTAGGCGGAGGAATAGTACCCGGAAGTTTGGTATTAATAGGCGGAAGCCCCGGTGTTGGAAAATCGACTCTTATGCTAAAACTCGCAGGAAACATTGACAAAAAAACCCTTTATGTAGCGGGAGAAGAGTCCCCAGGACAAATAAAAATAAGAGCCGAAAGACTTGGAATAAAAAATAAAGACCTCTATTTGATGCCTGAAATTGTAGTTGAAAATATAATAGAAGAGATAAAAAAAGGTTACGAACTTGTCATAATAGATTCAATCCAAACAATCTACTCCCAAAATCTCCAATCGGCTCCCGGAAGCGTATCGCAAGTGAGAGAAGCTACTTTCGAGCTTATGAGAGCGGCAAAAGAAACGAAAACGCCTATTTTTATCATCGGTCATATCACAAAAGAAGGCTCGATAGCAGGTCCGAGAGTACTTGAGCATATGGTCGATACGGTCTTATATTTCGAAGGAGACGCAAGTAAAGAGCTTAGAATACTTAGAAGTTTCAAAAACAGATTCGGCTCAACAAGCGAAATAGGAATTTTCGAAATGACTAAAGAAGGTCTTAAAAGCGCCAAAAATAAAAGCTTCTTTAGCAAAAAAGCGCTTCCTGGAAGTGCGATTACGGTCATTTTAGAAGGAACAAGACCTATCGTCCTTGAAGTCCAAGCACTTGTGAGTGAGAGTTATTCTATTCCAAAAAGAAGCGCAACGGGATTTGATTTGGCAAGACTTAATATGATTTTAGCTTTGCTCGAAAAAAAACTAAATCTTCCTTTTAATCAATACGATGTATTTATAAACGTAACGGGAGGTATCAAAATAAACGAACCGGCCGCGGATTTGGCTATTATCGCAGCGATAGTGAGCTCTTTTAGAAACAGACCAATAAGCAAAGAGACCGTATTTTTAGGAGAAGTCAGCCTTGTAGGAGACATAAGAGAAGTCCCGGGGCTTGATTTGAGATTAAAAGAAGCGGCGAGCTTGGGCTTTAAAAAAGCCATAACTCCGACAAAACCACTTGAAAACCACCTAAAAACCTACGTAGTCACAGAAGTAGAAAAACTTCTTGAATGGATGTAA
- the rimP gene encoding ribosome maturation factor RimP, giving the protein MTREELKNVIKNIVEDNGCELYDIEETMEGDHKYFRVYITKPGGVNLNDCTAINNLISPIFDVEDPVEGKYFLEVSSPGVERKLTKPEHFEKSIGENVKVTTNEGKKLKGQLKSFIDGVAEIGKEKVNFNDIKKAKTYVDWSTYKFDE; this is encoded by the coding sequence ATGACAAGAGAAGAGTTAAAAAACGTAATAAAAAATATCGTAGAAGATAACGGGTGCGAACTTTACGATATCGAAGAGACAATGGAGGGGGATCATAAATATTTTAGAGTATATATAACGAAACCTGGCGGTGTGAATCTAAACGATTGTACCGCTATTAACAACCTTATTTCTCCGATTTTCGACGTTGAAGACCCGGTGGAAGGGAAATATTTTCTTGAAGTTTCAAGCCCGGGCGTTGAGAGAAAACTCACAAAACCCGAGCATTTTGAAAAAAGTATCGGAGAAAACGTAAAAGTTACCACAAACGAAGGTAAAAAACTAAAAGGACAGCTTAAAAGTTTCATCGACGGAGTTGCGGAAATAGGAAAAGAAAAAGTAAATTTTAACGACATAAAAAAAGCAAAAACATACGTAGATTGGAGTACATATAAGTTCGATGAATAA
- a CDS encoding HAD hydrolase family protein → MIFITDLDKTFLKSDLSISDFSRRVWNEFKYPLSVATARSYKGSIGLLKGLKLDFPMILLDGAMIAKPDGEILKITSLDKNTGDSIIEEVYKNFKDYPLIVGFDEIGDEKFLYPKKLNPYQKHLLENYKNDSRVLNIDNFRALKHNLKMVYLGQKEFLEEIEKFIKNHFDVETKLTEDAYGPYWFLTVLHKEADKAHGLKYLEEIMDIDKEKVTVFGDNINDIGMFEWAGTSVAVKNALEEVKKRADIVLPHTNDEDAVAKYLKEIK, encoded by the coding sequence ATGATTTTTATTACAGACCTTGATAAGACGTTTTTGAAAAGCGATTTGAGTATTAGCGATTTTAGCCGTCGGGTTTGGAATGAGTTTAAATATCCACTCTCCGTGGCGACTGCCAGGAGTTATAAGGGTTCTATCGGATTATTAAAAGGCTTGAAGCTTGATTTTCCAATGATTTTGCTTGACGGGGCCATGATTGCAAAGCCTGATGGAGAGATTTTAAAAATCACCTCTTTAGATAAAAATACGGGTGATAGTATTATTGAAGAAGTTTATAAAAATTTTAAAGATTACCCGTTAATAGTCGGATTTGACGAAATAGGGGATGAGAAGTTTTTGTATCCTAAAAAACTAAATCCTTATCAAAAACATCTGCTTGAAAATTATAAAAATGACAGCAGAGTATTAAATATCGATAATTTCAGAGCTTTAAAACACAATCTTAAAATGGTCTATTTAGGACAAAAAGAGTTTTTGGAAGAAATTGAAAAGTTTATAAAAAATCATTTTGACGTTGAAACCAAACTCACGGAAGATGCATACGGGCCTTATTGGTTTTTGACAGTTCTTCACAAAGAAGCCGATAAGGCGCACGGGCTAAAATACCTTGAGGAAATAATGGATATAGATAAAGAAAAAGTGACGGTTTTTGGGGATAACATAAACGATATCGGAATGTTCGAATGGGCAGGGACATCCGTAGCCGTCAAAAACGCTTTGGAAGAAGTTAAAAAAAGAGCCGATATCGTACTTCCTCATACCAATGACGAAGATGCCGTCGCAAAATATTTAAAGGAGATAAAATGA
- a CDS encoding winged helix-turn-helix transcriptional regulator, producing MFYKSSSIGGSIGGQIYLSDRQKDIIDLIKQNPKISYRKMAEILDIADSAVKKHLEKLKKLGVIERVGGTRGYWKVNI from the coding sequence GTGTTTTATAAGAGTAGCTCAATAGGTGGCTCAATAGGTGGTCAAATCTATTTAAGTGATAGACAAAAGGATATAATCGATTTAATTAAACAAAATCCAAAAATTAGTTATAGAAAAATGGCTGAAATTTTGGATATTGCGGATTCGGCAGTTAAAAAACATTTGGAAAAGTTAAAAAAACTTGGAGTAATTGAAAGAGTTGGAGGCACAAGAGGATATTGGAAAGTAAATATTTAA
- a CDS encoding 5-formyltetrahydrofolate cyclo-ligase, translating into MKNQKAEFRKVCFDMSKHNRYLYSKKIGDILYKAAKPYKNILLFIPLKNEADIYFVLKRLRREKKNIFVPLVEGDSFKMVKYSLPLKKKKFSILEPHNKNAALEKIDLAIVPVVGIDSDFKRVGFGKGMYDRFFARLPYKPKIIFLQLRPCVSFHKVTDSHDITADEYISFNIRRKNDGNMGYSRFFFIRSRGVFYRQKDG; encoded by the coding sequence ATGAAAAACCAAAAGGCCGAGTTTAGAAAAGTCTGCTTTGATATGTCAAAACACAATCGCTATTTATATTCTAAAAAAATAGGCGATATTTTATATAAAGCGGCTAAGCCTTATAAAAATATTCTTTTATTTATACCGTTAAAAAATGAAGCGGACATTTATTTTGTCCTTAAGAGATTAAGAAGAGAGAAAAAGAACATTTTCGTACCTTTAGTTGAAGGTGACAGCTTTAAAATGGTAAAATACTCTTTGCCTTTAAAGAAAAAAAAATTCTCAATCTTGGAACCTCATAACAAAAACGCTGCTCTTGAAAAAATCGACTTGGCGATTGTCCCGGTCGTCGGGATAGATAGTGATTTTAAAAGAGTCGGTTTTGGTAAGGGTATGTACGATAGGTTTTTTGCAAGACTGCCTTATAAACCTAAAATAATTTTTTTACAATTAAGACCTTGTGTCTCTTTTCACAAGGTGACCGATTCGCACGATATTACTGCGGATGAATATATAAGTTTTAACATAAGGAGAAAAAATGACGGTAATATGGGTTATTCTCGTTTCTTCTTTATCCGCTCTCGGGGCGTTTTTTATCGCCAAAAAGATGGATAA
- the rbfA gene encoding 30S ribosome-binding factor RbfA, with translation MGKSIKVQRKESLLKEIIPEVLSQMGDGRIRGLSVVDVVCSRDGSDAKVYLEKSYLNDSEQKTALKKLKQARGYIQSQALKATGWYKVPNLTFTFDDMLEHENKMEELFDKIKKK, from the coding sequence ATGGGTAAAAGTATTAAAGTCCAAAGAAAAGAGTCTTTGCTAAAAGAGATAATTCCTGAAGTTTTATCTCAAATGGGAGACGGAAGAATCAGAGGACTAAGCGTTGTTGACGTCGTTTGTAGTCGCGACGGAAGCGATGCGAAAGTATATCTTGAAAAAAGCTATCTTAATGATAGCGAACAAAAAACGGCTCTAAAAAAATTAAAACAGGCAAGAGGTTATATTCAATCCCAAGCGCTTAAAGCGACCGGGTGGTATAAAGTACCGAATTTGACATTTACGTTCGACGATATGCTTGAACATGAAAACAAAATGGAAGAGCTTTTCGATAAGATTAAGAAAAAATGA
- a CDS encoding class I SAM-dependent methyltransferase, translated as MDIKIYDKLAKKYDLATKIVSFGIEELWRWMFKREIKKHIKNGVLLDVASATGEMARVLDFDKIYLVEPSSEMVKVIVEKFEKEGYKKENFEVVFQERPHIKMKKGKKEIIIIQDTAENVKLEEKADLITAFMALRNFDDLKKGIKNLDSQLKDGGYFAIVEMVKSDSLIAKPILWYMNNVVPIIAGFLVGMKEEYKLLGKSIDSLKEEEILENFKDYEIIKKQKLIFPIATMIIMRKNGKDS; from the coding sequence ATGGACATAAAGATATACGATAAACTCGCAAAAAAATATGATCTTGCTACTAAGATAGTAAGTTTCGGGATTGAGGAGCTTTGGAGATGGATGTTTAAAAGAGAAATCAAAAAGCATATAAAAAACGGGGTGCTTTTGGATGTAGCGAGTGCCACGGGTGAGATGGCAAGGGTTTTGGATTTTGATAAAATATATTTGGTTGAGCCAAGCAGCGAAATGGTAAAAGTAATAGTCGAAAAATTTGAAAAAGAGGGTTATAAAAAAGAAAACTTCGAAGTTGTGTTTCAAGAGAGACCTCATATAAAGATGAAAAAAGGTAAAAAAGAGATTATTATTATTCAAGATACCGCCGAAAACGTTAAGCTCGAGGAAAAAGCAGATTTGATAACCGCATTTATGGCTCTTAGGAATTTTGACGATTTGAAAAAAGGAATAAAAAATCTCGATTCGCAGCTAAAAGATGGCGGATATTTTGCGATAGTGGAGATGGTAAAGAGCGATTCTTTGATAGCTAAGCCGATTTTGTGGTATATGAATAATGTGGTTCCGATAATCGCCGGATTTTTGGTGGGGATGAAAGAGGAATATAAATTGCTTGGGAAGAGTATAGATTCTTTAAAAGAAGAGGAGATTTTGGAAAATTTTAAAGACTATGAAATAATAAAAAAACAAAAACTTATTTTCCCTATAGCTACAATGATAATAATGAGGAAGAATGGAAAAGATTCTTGA
- a CDS encoding MBL fold metallo-hydrolase, with amino-acid sequence MEILVKPCGEFYTNCYIVDRKIIIDPGIGAYEFVREHVDKPLAIINTHGHFDHMWDDKTIKEMYDIPVYIHKNDAFMLENDPFGYNPPKVKPDYLLEEGDIKIGDYDIKIRHFPGHTPGSITIETGDEMFSGDFIFDGSIGRVDFPYSSAEDMKKSIEKFLKIPYDKRVLPGHGPATTIKKAQKFLPTWLEYL; translated from the coding sequence ATGGAAATTTTAGTAAAGCCTTGCGGGGAATTTTATACCAATTGTTATATCGTAGATAGAAAAATCATTATCGACCCGGGTATTGGAGCTTATGAATTTGTAAGGGAGCATGTCGATAAGCCTTTGGCTATTATCAACACTCACGGACATTTCGATCATATGTGGGATGATAAAACGATAAAAGAGATGTACGATATTCCTGTTTATATCCATAAAAATGACGCTTTTATGCTTGAAAACGACCCTTTCGGGTATAATCCTCCGAAAGTCAAGCCCGATTATCTTTTGGAAGAAGGTGATATTAAAATAGGGGATTACGATATTAAAATAAGACATTTTCCGGGGCATACTCCCGGTAGTATCACTATCGAAACAGGTGATGAAATGTTTAGCGGGGATTTTATTTTCGACGGAAGCATAGGAAGAGTCGATTTTCCGTATTCGAGTGCCGAAGATATGAAAAAATCTATTGAAAAATTTTTAAAAATTCCTTATGATAAAAGAGTATTACCGGGACACGGACCGGCTACAACGATTAAAAAGGCACAAAAGTTTTTACCGACTTGGCTTGAGTATTTATAA